Genomic DNA from Corynebacterium diphtheriae:
GCAAAGGGGGTTGCTTCAACTATGGTCCGCCTAAGCCGCGAAGACCTTAGCCTTCTTCGTGGTCCAACAAACCAGCTTCAATCTCACGCATAGCGATTGAAAGCGGCTTTTCCTGAGCCTCAGGAGTTACCAATGGTCCAACGAATTCAAATACGCCTTCGTCTGCCTGCTGGTAGTAGCTATTGATCTGACGGGCACGCTTTGCAGCAAAAATCACCAAAGCATACTTCGAAGAAACATGCTTCAGCAGCTCGTCGATCGGTGGGGCGGTAATACCGGTTGGTGCATCATATACACCGTCATTGTTCTCTGCCACGTTGCTCACGGAGGCACCTCTTCTTCACAGCTTGATAGTTCTCGGATTCAACAGCTACACAAAAATGTAGCAGGCGCTAGCTTTAACGACGGCCGACAAGGATTTCCTTGATGTCCGACACAGCTTTTTCCACGTCCTCATTGACAACAACGTGTTTGAACTCATGCTGAGCAGTAAGTTCATTCTTCGCTGTTTCCAGTCGACGAGTAATTACGTCTTCGGGTTCAGTACCACGTCCTGTCAGACGTTCCACTAAAACTTCCCACGATGGCGGTGCTAAAAATACAGTCTCAGATTCAGGTTTTAGCGATGCCACGTTTCGCGCACCGACCAAATCCACCTCAACGAGAACAGGTCGACCGGCCAGAAGTGCAGCTTCAACAGGTCCCGCAGGAGTTCCCGAACGTTGAAGACCACCGTGAATATCAGCCCATTCCAGCATCTCCCCCGCATCAATCTTGGATTGAAACTCTTCAGGTGACACAAAAAAATAGTCCACGCCATCGCGCTCTCCTGGTCGAGGAGCACGCGTGGTCATAGATACGCTGAAGTAGAGGTCTTCAATTTCTTCGCGGAGGCGATGAACCACCGTGGATTTACCCACGGCAGAAGGCCCTGCGAGTACCACCAGACGGCCTACTGGGTTATCGCCACTCATGAATTAGTCCTCCGAGTATCCGAAACGCTCGAGCAGAGCACGACGCTGACGATCACCCAAACCGCGCAGACGACGGGTCTGAGCAATTTCAAGTTCCTCCATGATTTCCTTGGCTTTCACTTTGCCTACCTTTGGCAAGGACTCCAAGAGTGCGGAAACCTTAGTCTTACCGATGATCTCATCCGAAGAGGCCTTGTCGAGCACCTCCTTGAGGGTAATGTCACTGCGCTTAAGCTGCTCTTTCAGCTCTGCACGTGCCTTGCGGGCCTCAGCAGCCTTTGCAAGTGCTTCTTTGCGCTGCTCGTCGGTCAACTTGGGAAGGGCCACGGGGTTCCTCCGATTCGAAGTTTATTTTGGTTCACTTTAAGCATCGGCATATTGCCGAGAATCAACGATACACATTTCTCCACCACAGTGGGCAGGACACCCATGGTCACAACGATCAGAAATACAACTACACCACTTCTGAGTTATGCCACTTCGGATGAGTAGGACTTCAAAACATTGCCGAAAAATTCGAAAATAATTCACACGACACTTTGAAATCGCGTTGATGTCCGAATCAGTCTAGCACCAGTTCGCATACCAACAGGTAATCACCCTAAGACATTGCAAAACCGCAGGTCGGAGCTTTCCTACCTGCGGTTAGCAACAAGGGCGCTGAGCTGGGATTATTTAATTAGTAAATTCCTCTACGAATTTACTAATGGCGGTGGATAACGCAGATGTAGAAGGCCCTGCTTTGAGAATTCCACGCGAGACATTGGCAAACGCTAGCTCCTGAACTCCCTGCGTTAATCGAGCAACATCGGCAGGTGTTGCGCCTTGTGCACCGACCCCCGGTAACAAGATCGGCCCATTGAGCCTCTCTAACTGCGGTGGATGCGCTAAGGTTGCTCCAATTACAACACCTACATTCCCGTAGTGGTTATTTTCTTTATGCTCTCGATTTGAAAGCGCGACCGAATCCACCATCAATTGCGAAATGCTCAGTCCATCTTCACCAATACGATCCTGCAAAGATCGCGCCTCTGGATTCGAGGTGGCCGCCAAAACAAAAACACCTTTATTGGTAGATGCAGCTACCTCAAGTACTGGTGAAAGCGAACCGTAACCGAGGAATGGGGATACGGTCACCGCATCAGAGCTCAACGAGGATTCTTCTGCCAACCATGCTTGAGCATAACCAGCCATTGTAGAGCCGATATCTCCGCGTTTTGCATCTGACAACACAAGCGTTCCTGCCTGTCGTAGCTCTGAAATCGCCGATTCAAGAATTTGATAGCCCGCAGCACCCCACGCCTCATAAAAAGCTACTTGAGGTTTCACCAGCGCCACGTTCCCAGAAAATGCTTCGACGCAAATTTCAGTGAACCTCTGCAATCCTGCTATTCCATCGTCACATCCCCATTGCTTGAGCAAGCTAGGGTGAGGATCTATTCCGACGCACAACCGGCCCAGCCGGCGACCAGCCTCTACCAGTTGATCGCCGAATGTAACTAGATTTTTTCGCTCTTGAATCATCGAGTCACCGAATGATCTAGCTCTTGCAGCGCTCGAACGCTGAGCTCGCCAGCCCTAAGCGCTTCGATTCCCTGTACTGCCGCAGTAACACCTTGCACGGTAGTAACCAGAGGAACACCAACGTTGACTGCCGCTGCGCGAATCTGGTAACCGTCGTGACGCGCTCCTGAAGACCCTGCAGGTGTATTAAGAATGAGGTCCACCTCGCCGGCTTTAATCATATCGACTACGGAACGCTGACCCTCAGTGCCGTTTTGTCGTGCTTCCTGCACTTGGGTCTGCTTCAATACAACTTCGCATTCAATACCATTGCGACGTAGCATTCCGGCTGTGCCTGATGTTGCCAGTACTCGGAATCCAAGTGAAGCTAGGCGCTGAATTGGGAAAATCAAAGTACGCTTATCGCGGTTTGCTACTGATACGAAGACAGTGCCTTCAGTTGGAAGTGCACCAAAAGCCGCCTGCTCTGCCTTAGCATATGCAGCACCAAAATTATCAGCCAGCCCCATGACTTCGCCCGTTGATTTCATCTCAGGGCTTAGCAAAGTATCCAACATTGTGCCATCAGGACGACGGAATCGATTGAACGGAAGTACTGCTTCCTTCACCGCAATCGGCGAATTCTCTGGCAAAGAACCACCATCGTAACCGGTTGGAATCATTCCCTCCGCTTGAAGCTCAGGAATCGTTGCCCCAGTCATGATTCGCGCTGCTGCTTTTGCTAAGTGGACACCCGTAGCTTTGGAGACAAAAGGCACTGTACGAGATGCACGAGGGTTGGCCTCAATCACATAAAGAATGTCATCCTTCAAGGCATATTGAACATTCATCAATCCTTTAACGCCGATACCATGTGCCAACGCTTCTGTTGAGCGACGGACATTTTCGATATCTTCGGCACCTAGCGTCATAGGTGGCAGCGCACAAGCAGAGTCACCGGAGTGAATACCAGCTTCTTCAATGTGTTCCATAACACCAGCAAGGTAGACATTTTCGCCATCACAAAGCGCATCAACGTCAATTTCAATCGCATTATCTAAAAAGCGATCCACGAGCACTGGGTGATCACTCGTGATCTCGGTAGCTCGCTCGATGTACGCGTGCAAGGAATTTTCGTCGTATACGATTTCCATGCCACGGCCGCCCAAGACGTAAGATGGACGAACTAATACTGGGTAACCAATGTTATTGGCAACAGTTTTAGCTTCCTCAAATGATGTAGCGGTACCGAAAGCTGGAGCTGGCAATTGCGCTTTACGCAATACTTCACCGAATTCTCCTCGATCTTCAGCTAGATCGATAGCCTCTGGAGTAGTACCAATGACTGGGACACCCGCATCACGAAGCTTTTCGGCTAGTCCAAGTGGGGTTTGTCCACCAAGCTGAACGATCACACCGGCAACATGTCCAGATTCTGATTCGGCGTGGTAGACCTCCATAACATCTTCAAATGTCAGTGGCTCGAAATACAGACGGTCAGCGGTGTCATAATCTGTCGACACGGTTTCTGGGTTGCAGTTAACCATAACTGTCTCATACCCCACCCGTGAAAGTTCGAGCGCAGCATGAACACATGAGTAGTCAAACTCAATACCCTGGCCGATTCGGTTCGGACCTGATCCCAAAATGATGATCTTGTCTTTTTCAGTTTGAGGACGTACTTCCGATTCAGCAGCTGGATCGAGTTCATATGCTGAATAATGGTATGGAGTCGTAGCTTCAAATTCTGCAGCGCACGTATCTACAGTCTTAAATACTGGCCGTACTCCCAATGACCATCGCAAGCGACGAACGCCGTCTTCCCCTGCAAATTCGGGACGAAGGGCCGCGATTTGGCGGTCAGACAATCCGAAGAACTTGGCTTTTCGAAGCAACGGCTCATCCAGCACCGGTGCCTTCATCAAGGATTCTCGGAAATCTATTAATGACTGAAGCTCCGCCAAGAACCATGGATCAAGTCCAGACGCTTGATGTACTTCTTCAATTGAGCCTCCAAGACGAAGAGCCAGCTCCACGTCATACATCCGCCCTTCTGTCGGGCGTTTCAGATCTTCTAACACTGCGTCAAGATTCTTAGCGCGATCCCCAGCAAAGAATTCATCACTTGTTGTCCAGAAGCCAGCTTGCTTGTTTTCTAGCGAACGCATGACTTTACCCAACGCCGCGATGTAATTACGGCCAAGAGCCATTGCCTCGCCAACGGATTTCATCGTTGTAGTCAAGGTGTCGTCGGATCCTGTGAATTTCTCAAACGCAAAGCGCGGAGACTTGACTACTACGTAATCGAGCGTCGGCTCGAAAGCCGCCGGCGTAACACCGGTGATGTCATTAGTAATTTCATCCAACGTGTATCCGATAGCCAACTTGGCAGCAATCTTAGCGATGGGGAATCCCGTTGCTTTCGATGCAAGAGCGGATGATCTCGATACACGAGGATTCATCTCAATGGTGATCAAACGACCATCACGTGGATTTACCGCAAATTGGATGTTACATCCACCGGTGTCGACCCCTACTTCACGAATAATCGCGATGCCTTGATTACGCATCTTTTGGTATTCACGATCAGTCAGAGTCAAAGCAGGAGCGACAGTAACAGAATCACCTGTGTGTACGCCTAGTGCATCAACATTTTCAATGGAACAAATAACCACAACGTTATCAGCACCATCACGCATGAGCTCAAGCTCATATTCTTTCCAGCCAAGAATTGATTCTTCAATAAGCACGTTTGCTTCGGGGGACGCTGCGAGTCCACCGCCGGCAATTCGTTCGAGATCCTCTTGATTGAAGGCAAGTCCGGACCCCAAACCGCCCATAGTGAAGGAAGGGCGTACAACTACCGGAAGGCCGAGCTCTTCAACGGTGTCATATACCTCTTGCATATTGTGGCATACACGGGAACGCGCTGATTCGCCGCCAATTTTCGCAACGATATCTTTGAATTTCTGGCGGTCCTCGCCGCGCTCAATGGCGTCGATGTCTGCACCGATGAGTTCTACGTTGTATTTTTCGAGAGATCCGCGACGATCTAATTTGATAGCGGCATTCAATGCCGTTTGCCCACCAAGTGTTGCCAAGACAGCATCAACGGGGTGTCCCTCAGCGATCTCTTTTTCAAAAATCTTTTCAATATATTCCGGCTCAATCGGCTCAACATATGTATGATCAGCAAACTCTGGATCCGTCATGATTGTCGCCGGATTCGAGTTGATCAAAGTGACACGAAGTCCTTCTTCTTTAAGAACTCGGCACGCTTGTGTTCCGGAATAGTCAAACTCACACGCTTGTCCGATAACGATTGGACCGGAACCGATAACCAGGACGTGTTTGATGTCATTGCGCTTTGGCATTATTTTTACCTTCCTGGTGATTATTTCTTATTTGCTTGAATAAGCTCGACAAACTGGTCAAACAAAGGATTTGCATCATGCGGGCCCGCTGCGGCTTCAGGGTGATACTGCACTGAGTAAGCCAAACCATTCACCAGCGCTACACCTTCCACAGTGTCGTCGTTAAGGCAAGTATGCGTTACATGGGCAGGGCCGAACGGCGTGTCAAATTGCTCAAGCGCTGTGCCTTCTAGTGCAAATCCATGGTTTTGCGCTGTAATATCAATTTTCCCAGTGAGATGATTCAAAACAGGAACGTTGATACCACGGTGGCCAAATTTCATTTTGTAGGTATTCATTCCTAGTGCACGACCAAGAATCTGGTTGCCAAAGCAAATTCCGAAAAATGGAATTTTCTGTGCCAGAATTTCTTGCACGATCCCTACCATCACATCAGCAGTAGCTGGATCGCCAGGACCATTGGATACAAAAACACCGTCGGGATTATATTGAGCGATGTCCCCTGCAGGAGTATTTGCAGGAACGACTACCGTTCTAATTCCACGACGGGAGAAATTACGAGGAGTGTTCGTCTTAATACCCATGTCATAAGCAACAACGGTATAAAGTGCTTCACCGTCTGGTTCTACGACATAAGCTTCTTGGGTAGATACCTCGCTAGCTAAGTCTGCTCCGGCCATTGAAGGCTGTGATTTTACTATCTCAATGAGCTCATCATGAGGCTGCTTCGCCGCCTCTCCTGAGAAAATACCTGCAGCGACTGAACCGAAATTACGTAAATGCCGGACTATTGCACGTGTATCCACACCAGAAATTCCGACAATGTTCTGTTCGCGCATTTCATCTTCCAAGCTGCGCTTTGCGCGCCAGTTAGATACAGCCGTAGACAAATCCCGAATCACAAGACCAGCAACCCAAATCTTGTCACCATGGGATTCACCGTCTTCATCATTCCAGCCGGTGTTACCGATCTGCGGAGCCGTAGCTACCACAATCTGACGGTGATACGACGGATCTGTCATGGTCTCTTGATAACCACTCATTGCCGTAGTAAAAACTGCTTCGCCTAGAGTCGCTCCTTCCGCGCCGAAAGACTCTCCTTTAAATATACGGCCATCTGCCAACACAAGTACGGCTTCACTTCGATCTTGGGACGTCACTCTGTCGCCTTTCACTTTTGTTTTTGGGTACACGGATATCAACGCAATATCCGCGTTTCACTTTGTGCGTTTTGAGGTGCTCAGGCGATAAAGCCAGCTGGTGGATAAGTTACCCAATTTTCTCAGACTTAGCGCTTTTTACACCCGTTTGTTCGTTACGCTCGTGCTTGAGTTGGTTCACCATCGACACAGGTCAGACGACCGCGCAAAATCGTGGTCGTTACCCGCGCATTAAATTCCATGCCCTCATATGGCGTATTTGTTGCTTTGGACGCCATCTTTTCACCCGAAGCAGTCCACTTGGCGCCTGGATCTACGATCGTTAAATTCGCTGGCTCACCGACTGCGATTGGCCGGCCATGGCCAGGAAGTTTGACGATTTCTGCAGGACGCTCACTCATGACTTTGGCTACAAAACGCCAATCTGCGAGTCCAGTTTCCACGAAGACTGCTGCAACCACTGCTAAGGAAGTCTCCAAGCCCAACATACCTGGTTTCGCATGTTCAAATTCGCAACATTTATCTTCGGACCCGTGCGGTGCATGGTCAGTTGCTACGCAGTCAATAGTTCCGTTGAGCAATGCGTCACGTAATGCGAGAATATCGGAGTTTTCACGAAGTGGCGGATTGACACGATTTACACCGTCATATGTGGCGAGTCGTTCATCAGTTAGCAATAAATGGTGCGGAGTAACTTCGGCTGTCAGTGGAATTTCATGTTCTTTCGCCCATTTAACAAGTTCAACAGTTCCTTGTGTTGAAGCATGACAGATGTGCATACGGCCGCCATAATCGCGGGCTAAAATTGCATCTCGCGCCACGATCGACTCTTCTGCAACGCGTGGCCAACCGCCCAAACCGAGTTTGGCTGCCATTGCGCCTTCGTGAGCGACTGCCCCGTCAGTCAATCGAGGATCCTCGCAATGTTGTGCTAGTAGCACATCCGTACCCCGTGCATACTCAACTGCTCGACGCATGATCAGTGGATTATCGACGCACTTTCCGTCATCGGAGAACATACGAACCTTGGCCTGAGAATGTGCCATCATGCCAAATTCGGTGATTTCTTTGCCCTCAAGACCCTTTGTTATCGATCCGACAGGGTGAACGTCGCAAAGTCCAATATCTTGACCTTTATGCCACACTGACTCTGCGATAATCGGTTGATCCATTACCGGCGTTGTGTTTGCCATTGTGAATACAGCCGTGAAACCGCCCTTCGCAGCGGCAGCTGAACCAGTCGCAATTGTTTCAGTATCCTCGCGGCCTGGTTCCCGAAGATGAACGTGAATATCTACAAGGCCAGGAAGCAAAACTCCGCCTTGTCCGTCGACTTCACGATCTGCTTTTACATCACCAGCGTGAGTGTCAGTGATCACCCCATCAGTGATCAAGACATTGACAGGCTCACCCTCTCCGTAGATCTTCACGTTTTTGACTAGCAGAGTGCCATGTTCCGGCTCGGCGAGTCGGCCAGTTGCTGGATAATTTTGAGTACTCATAGTTGCTGCTCTTCCTTGAGTTTTTTAAAATGCCGCTGCGTCTTGGCCAGCGATAAGAGTGAACAAAACGGCCATTCGGGTGTGCACCCCATTGCTAACCTGCTGTAATACAGCGGTACGAGGCGCATCGGCCACTCCGAAGTTGATTTCCATTCCCCTTAACATTGGGCCTGGATGCATCACGATCGTATGGTCTTGGAGCTTTCGTTCGCGCTCTGCTGAAAGGCCATAGAGGGTGGCGTATTCACGGTGTGTCGGAAAGAATCCACCATGCATCCGTTCTTGCTGGACTCGGAGCATCATGACGACATCTGCGTCATAGATTTCGGCGTCCATGTCATAGGAATAACGAACTGGCCATGTATCAATACCAGCAGGCAATAGCGTGGGGGGTCCAACGAGAACTACTTCGGCTCCCAAAGTGGTGAGAAGATCTACGTTGGAACGTACCACTCGCGAATGCAAGCAGTCGCCAACAATCACAACCTTACGACCATCGATATCACCTAAGCGTTGACGAATCGTGACAGCATCCAATAATGCTTGAGTAGGATGTTGATGCGCACCGTCACCAGCATTAATAACACTCGGCCCTACTCCACCTGGAGCAACCCAACGAGCTAGTTGTTCAGCCGCCCCTGATGAGTAATGGCGCATAACAATGGCATCTGCACCAATCGCAGATAACGTCAGGCCAGTGTCTTTTAAGGATTCACCCTTTTTAACAGAAGATGAGCCAGCAGAGATGTTGATAACATCAGCGCTCATCCATTTTCCAGCTGTTTCGAATGATGAACGTGTACGCGTCGAATTTTCGTAGAAAAGGGTAAAAATTGTCCGACCGCGAAGCGTAGGAAGTTTTTTAATATCACGCCCTAAGAGTGCTTCTCGGAAACGATCCGCTTCATCCATCAAACCAATGATGTCATCTTTGCTAAGGTCAGCAATAGATAATAGATGTTTCACTATGCTTCCTCCGTGCCACGAGTTAAGACAACGGCTGTTCGGCCATCAATTTCTTTGATAAACACTTGAACATCTTCGCCACGAGAAGTAGGCAAATTCTTGCCAACATAATCTGCGCGGATAGGCAACTGTCGGTGGCCCCTATCCACCAATACAGCGAGCTGAATAATATCTGGTCGACCGATATCGCGAAGTGCATCAAGAGCGGCACGAATTGTGCGGCCAGAATAAAGAACATCATCTACCAAAATAATATGATGCCCATTTATTCCATCTAGCGGGAGGTTAGTTGGCTGTAACGCACGATGGGGATTTTTTCTCAGATCGTCACGGTACAGGGTTACATCTAGTGAACCAACCGGGACATCAACTCCGGTAAATTCTTTGATTTTCTGTGCAAGTTGAGACGCGATAGGCACTCCACCAGAAGGAATACCGAGCAGCAAAACGGGCTTTGTACCTGGTGCGTCGAGCGCAGTTTTTTCAATAATTTGGTGCGCGATGCGTGCAATAGTACGAGCAACATCGTTTTCCGAAAGAAGTTCGATATTGTCGCCATTGTTTTCACTCATCGTGACCTCCTTTCCCGCCTCTCTGTGCGGTCTGTTAAAGGATGCCGATTCATGATATTTGCAGAGTACTCTGCACCTAAGTAAGCACTAAGACGAACTAAGGCTAGAAAAACAATAACACCACAACAGATTTTTCACACGGTCTTACTCATCTTCTCCCCCGAATGCGCATGAAAAATAATTACTTTTCCTAAACCGACCTGTTATTCCTCAACGATTTTTCTGTATCCTCAAACAGATAACCTATCGGCGAGAAAGGCATTCATGAGTCTTCACACAAGCCATGTCATCCCAGCACCACGTATAGATGTATGGGAATGGCATACCCGACCCGGAGCAGTATTTAGGCTTACTCCTCCTTTTTTGCCTCTACGCCCCATTGAGCAAGCAACCT
This window encodes:
- the rpoZ gene encoding DNA-directed RNA polymerase subunit omega, with product MSNVAENNDGVYDAPTGITAPPIDELLKHVSSKYALVIFAAKRARQINSYYQQADEGVFEFVGPLVTPEAQEKPLSIAMREIEAGLLDHEEG
- the gmk gene encoding guanylate kinase, producing MSGDNPVGRLVVLAGPSAVGKSTVVHRLREEIEDLYFSVSMTTRAPRPGERDGVDYFFVSPEEFQSKIDAGEMLEWADIHGGLQRSGTPAGPVEAALLAGRPVLVEVDLVGARNVASLKPESETVFLAPPSWEVLVERLTGRGTEPEDVITRRLETAKNELTAQHEFKHVVVNEDVEKAVSDIKEILVGRR
- the mihF gene encoding integration host factor, actinobacterial type, with the protein product MALPKLTDEQRKEALAKAAEARKARAELKEQLKRSDITLKEVLDKASSDEIIGKTKVSALLESLPKVGKVKAKEIMEELEIAQTRRLRGLGDRQRRALLERFGYSED
- the pyrF gene encoding orotidine-5'-phosphate decarboxylase, producing MIQERKNLVTFGDQLVEAGRRLGRLCVGIDPHPSLLKQWGCDDGIAGLQRFTEICVEAFSGNVALVKPQVAFYEAWGAAGYQILESAISELRQAGTLVLSDAKRGDIGSTMAGYAQAWLAEESSLSSDAVTVSPFLGYGSLSPVLEVAASTNKGVFVLAATSNPEARSLQDRIGEDGLSISQLMVDSVALSNREHKENNHYGNVGVVIGATLAHPPQLERLNGPILLPGVGAQGATPADVARLTQGVQELAFANVSRGILKAGPSTSALSTAISKFVEEFTN
- the carB gene encoding carbamoyl-phosphate synthase large subunit — protein: MPKRNDIKHVLVIGSGPIVIGQACEFDYSGTQACRVLKEEGLRVTLINSNPATIMTDPEFADHTYVEPIEPEYIEKIFEKEIAEGHPVDAVLATLGGQTALNAAIKLDRRGSLEKYNVELIGADIDAIERGEDRQKFKDIVAKIGGESARSRVCHNMQEVYDTVEELGLPVVVRPSFTMGGLGSGLAFNQEDLERIAGGGLAASPEANVLIEESILGWKEYELELMRDGADNVVVICSIENVDALGVHTGDSVTVAPALTLTDREYQKMRNQGIAIIREVGVDTGGCNIQFAVNPRDGRLITIEMNPRVSRSSALASKATGFPIAKIAAKLAIGYTLDEITNDITGVTPAAFEPTLDYVVVKSPRFAFEKFTGSDDTLTTTMKSVGEAMALGRNYIAALGKVMRSLENKQAGFWTTSDEFFAGDRAKNLDAVLEDLKRPTEGRMYDVELALRLGGSIEEVHQASGLDPWFLAELQSLIDFRESLMKAPVLDEPLLRKAKFFGLSDRQIAALRPEFAGEDGVRRLRWSLGVRPVFKTVDTCAAEFEATTPYHYSAYELDPAAESEVRPQTEKDKIIILGSGPNRIGQGIEFDYSCVHAALELSRVGYETVMVNCNPETVSTDYDTADRLYFEPLTFEDVMEVYHAESESGHVAGVIVQLGGQTPLGLAEKLRDAGVPVIGTTPEAIDLAEDRGEFGEVLRKAQLPAPAFGTATSFEEAKTVANNIGYPVLVRPSYVLGGRGMEIVYDENSLHAYIERATEITSDHPVLVDRFLDNAIEIDVDALCDGENVYLAGVMEHIEEAGIHSGDSACALPPMTLGAEDIENVRRSTEALAHGIGVKGLMNVQYALKDDILYVIEANPRASRTVPFVSKATGVHLAKAAARIMTGATIPELQAEGMIPTGYDGGSLPENSPIAVKEAVLPFNRFRRPDGTMLDTLLSPEMKSTGEVMGLADNFGAAYAKAEQAAFGALPTEGTVFVSVANRDKRTLIFPIQRLASLGFRVLATSGTAGMLRRNGIECEVVLKQTQVQEARQNGTEGQRSVVDMIKAGEVDLILNTPAGSSGARHDGYQIRAAAVNVGVPLVTTVQGVTAAVQGIEALRAGELSVRALQELDHSVTR
- the carA gene encoding glutamine-hydrolyzing carbamoyl-phosphate synthase small subunit is translated as MTSQDRSEAVLVLADGRIFKGESFGAEGATLGEAVFTTAMSGYQETMTDPSYHRQIVVATAPQIGNTGWNDEDGESHGDKIWVAGLVIRDLSTAVSNWRAKRSLEDEMREQNIVGISGVDTRAIVRHLRNFGSVAAGIFSGEAAKQPHDELIEIVKSQPSMAGADLASEVSTQEAYVVEPDGEALYTVVAYDMGIKTNTPRNFSRRGIRTVVVPANTPAGDIAQYNPDGVFVSNGPGDPATADVMVGIVQEILAQKIPFFGICFGNQILGRALGMNTYKMKFGHRGINVPVLNHLTGKIDITAQNHGFALEGTALEQFDTPFGPAHVTHTCLNDDTVEGVALVNGLAYSVQYHPEAAAGPHDANPLFDQFVELIQANKK
- a CDS encoding dihydroorotase, whose translation is MSTQNYPATGRLAEPEHGTLLVKNVKIYGEGEPVNVLITDGVITDTHAGDVKADREVDGQGGVLLPGLVDIHVHLREPGREDTETIATGSAAAAKGGFTAVFTMANTTPVMDQPIIAESVWHKGQDIGLCDVHPVGSITKGLEGKEITEFGMMAHSQAKVRMFSDDGKCVDNPLIMRRAVEYARGTDVLLAQHCEDPRLTDGAVAHEGAMAAKLGLGGWPRVAEESIVARDAILARDYGGRMHICHASTQGTVELVKWAKEHEIPLTAEVTPHHLLLTDERLATYDGVNRVNPPLRENSDILALRDALLNGTIDCVATDHAPHGSEDKCCEFEHAKPGMLGLETSLAVVAAVFVETGLADWRFVAKVMSERPAEIVKLPGHGRPIAVGEPANLTIVDPGAKWTASGEKMASKATNTPYEGMEFNARVTTTILRGRLTCVDGEPTQARA
- a CDS encoding aspartate carbamoyltransferase catalytic subunit — encoded protein: MKHLLSIADLSKDDIIGLMDEADRFREALLGRDIKKLPTLRGRTIFTLFYENSTRTRSSFETAGKWMSADVINISAGSSSVKKGESLKDTGLTLSAIGADAIVMRHYSSGAAEQLARWVAPGGVGPSVINAGDGAHQHPTQALLDAVTIRQRLGDIDGRKVVIVGDCLHSRVVRSNVDLLTTLGAEVVLVGPPTLLPAGIDTWPVRYSYDMDAEIYDADVVMMLRVQQERMHGGFFPTHREYATLYGLSAERERKLQDHTIVMHPGPMLRGMEINFGVADAPRTAVLQQVSNGVHTRMAVLFTLIAGQDAAAF
- the pyrR gene encoding bifunctional pyr operon transcriptional regulator/uracil phosphoribosyltransferase PyrR, which translates into the protein MSENNGDNIELLSENDVARTIARIAHQIIEKTALDAPGTKPVLLLGIPSGGVPIASQLAQKIKEFTGVDVPVGSLDVTLYRDDLRKNPHRALQPTNLPLDGINGHHIILVDDVLYSGRTIRAALDALRDIGRPDIIQLAVLVDRGHRQLPIRADYVGKNLPTSRGEDVQVFIKEIDGRTAVVLTRGTEEA